The DNA segment GAAGGTCGGGCTCAAGCTCGTCATCATCGACTACCTGCAGCTGATGACCTCGGGCAAGAAGGTCGAATCGCGCCAGCAGGAGGTCAGCGAGTTCTCGCGCGCACTCAAGCTCCTCGCGAAGGAGCTGCAGGTGCCGGTCATCGCGCTCTCCCAGCTGAACCGTGGACCGGAACAGCGCACCGACAAGATGCCCGCCATCTCCGACCTCCGCGAGTCAGGCTCGCTCGAGCAGGACGCCGACATGGTGATTCTGCTGCACCGTGAGAGCGCTTACGAGAAGGAGAACCCACGGGCGGGCGAGGCGGACCTGATCGTCGCCAAGCACCGCAACGGGCCGACCCGCACGGTGACGGTGGCCTTCCAGGGCCATTTCTCGCGCTTCACCGACATGGCGCCCGCCTAACGAGCCTCTCCATCCGCTATCGACGACGCTCGGGATGGGCCTCTCGCATGCCGTGAGCGCAGATCGCGTGCCGTGAGCGCAGAGCTCGAGCCGAACTGGCGACGGCGTGCGGTCAGCCGGGGGCACGTAAACTAACGTCGTTCGTCACTCGAGAAAGGGGTCGTCCTCGTGTCAGTTCTCCCGGATGACCCCGCACAGCGCTCCGCCTACTGGCCGCTGCCGATCGCTCGAGCGGTTCCGGCCGCAGTGCTGGCCGGCATCATCACGTTCTCCGCCGACCACTCGGCCACTCTGGGCCTCATCTCCTTCGGCGGGTTCGCCCTTGTGACCGGTGTGCTCCTCGCGGTGCTCGCCTGGCGTCGCCTCGGCGGCATGGCGGTACGGCCGTACCTCCTGGCCCAGGGCATCGTGTCGATTGCGCTCGGTGCCCTCGCCCTCGCCCTGCCGCGCGGGGTGCCCTCGCTGTTCCTCGTCGTGACCGTGTGGGCCGCCCTGACGGGCGCGCTCGAGCTCTACAGCGGGCTGCGTGCGCGCCGGCGCCACGTCGCATCCGGGGATCTCCTCACGGTGGGGGCGATCACCGCCGCCGCCGCGATCGTGTTCGTGCTCATCCCGCCCGAGTTCGCCCAGCAGTTCACCGGTCCCGATGGCGTGGAGCGGAAGCTGGACTCGGCGGTCGTCGCTGTCGGGCTGCTCGGAGCCTACGCTGCGATCATTGCGGTGTTCCTCGTCATCGCCGGGCTGTCGGCCAAGTGGGGAACCCAGAAGGCCGCCCCGGCCGCATCCGATGCTGTGAAAGGCAAGTCCACGTGAGCACCACACCTTCCCGCCGCGATCGCTTCCGACCATTGGAGCTGCTGGGCTTCTCCGGTGTGGTCGCGCTCTTCGTCGGTCTCATCGTGCTGATGTCCACCCGGCAGGCCAGCCTGACCTTCATCTTCGCCGGAATCAGCTTCATCGTCACGCTCATGACCCTCGCGATGCTGTCGCTGACATCGAAGCCGACGGGTGAGGAACGCCTCGACATGAGCCAGCAGGACCGCGAGCAGGACCGCCAGCAGGACCGCGGGCACTGAGCCGTCCCCGCAGGATGTGCTGCGGCTGACCGGGCCGCTCGATCGCTCCTGGTCCGCCTGGTTGGTCGGCGGCGCGGCTGGCTCGCACGCCAGCCGCCAACCCCTCAGCTGTCGAGGAATCCGACCATTTTGCTCGCGAGTCCCGCGTATCCTGCCGGCGTGAGGGCGGCCAGCCGGTCCTTGGCGCCGTCGCTGATGTCGAGGGCACGCACAAACTCGACCAGTTCGGCCTGACCGACCCGGCGCCCGCGCGTGAGGTCCTTCAGCAGGGCGTACGGATCGCTGATCGAGCTGGTGCCCGCCGTGATCTCTGCCCGGATGACGGTCTGGATGGCCTCGCCCAGAATCTCCCAGTTGCCGTCGAGGTCCTCGGCGAGGCGGACCTCGTTGACCGCGATCTCACCGAGGCCACGACGGAGGTTGTCGAGCGCGAGGAGCGAATGCCCGAGGGCGACGCCGACGTTGCGCTGTGTCGTCGAGTCGGTCAGGTCGCGCTGGAGTCGCGAGGTCACGAGGGTCGCCGAGAGCGAGTCGAGCAGCGCACTCGACAGCTCGAGGTTCGCCTCGGCATTCTCAAACCGGATCGGATTGATCTTGTGCGGCATGGTCGACGAGCCGGTGGCCCCGGCCTGCGGGATCTGGGTGAAGTAGCCGAGCGAGATGTAGGTCCAGATGTCGGTCGCGAGGTTGTGCAGCACCCGGTTGGCGTGGCTGATTGCCGAGTAGAGCTCCGCCTGCCAGTCGTGCGACTCGATCTGGGTCGTGAGCGGGTTCCAGACGAGACCGAGCGACTCGACGAACTCGCGCGACAGCTCCGGCCAGTCCTGGCTGGAGTCGGCCGCCACATGCGCCGCGAACGTCCCGGTCGCGCCGCTGAATTTGCCCAGGTACTCGGTCTGCTCGATCCGCACGACAATTCGCCGCAGGCGGTGCACGAACACGGCGAACTCCTTGCCGACAGTCGTCGGCGTGGCCGGCTGGCCGTGGGTGTGGGCGAGCATCGGTACAGCGCGGTGCGCGACGGCCCGATCGGTCAGCCCGGCGATCACGGTGTCGAGCGCCGGCATCCACACCTCCCGCACGGCAGACCCGATCGTGAGCGCATAGGCGAGGTTGTTGATGTCTTCACTGGTGCAGGCGAAGTGGGTGAGCTCGGCGACATCCGACAGTCCGAGCTTCTCGAGGCGGGCGCGCACGTAGTACTCGACTGCCTTGACGTCGTGCCGGGTCGTGGCCTCGAGGCTGGCCAGCTCGTCGATATCGGCTTGGCCGAAGTCGTCGACGAGGCTCCGCAGGGAGGCGGCCTGCTCGGCGCTGAGGCGGTGCGCGCCGAACAGCTCACGGTCGGTGAGGAAGATCAGCCACTCGACCTCGACGAGCACGCGGGCGCGGTTCAGTCCCGCCTCGGAAAGGTGCTCGCCGAGGCCGACCACGGCGGTTCGGTAACGTCCGTCGAGCGGGCTGAGGGGCTGTTCTGGCAAAGTCATGGCGTTTCCAATCGGATTCCCGGCTTGATCTGGTCGAGGAGTGCCGAGCTCGCGCGCTCGATCATGTTGAGCACGGAGTCGAACATGGCGGCATCCGCGTAATAGGGGTCCGGAACGTCGACCCGCGGGGCCTGGGCTTTGTCGAATCCCAGGAGCATCTGCACCTTGCCCCGGTCGGACTCACTGCCAGCCCAGGCCTTGAGGATGCGGTCCTGGCTGCGGTCGAAGACGACGACGAGGTCGAGGGAGTCGAACCAGTCGGGGTCGAACTGCCGGGCGCGGTGGTCTCCGGAGACATAGCCCCGGGCGGTCAGCGCCGTGACGGTACGGTCATCGGCGTTCTCGCCGACATGCCAGTCGCCGGTTCCCGCGGACATCACCGAGATGGCGCTGTCGTAACCCTGACGGGCGACGAGGTGACGGAACACGACCTCCGCCATGGGTGAGCGGCAGATGTTGCCGGTGCAGACGAAGCAGATTCTGAAGAGCGCGGACTCGTGGAGGGTCCGGTCGAAGCTCATGGCTCCATTGTGGCCCACTTCGCCGGAGGGAACAGATTCTTCCTCCCCCGCCAGCCTCGGCCGCTTCTCCTCACCGATCTCGTGGCGCGTGGCAGGGCGGGGCCGTGGTGCCGCAGGGTGTCTCGAGAGCCGGTGTCGCCAACGAAAGCCGAGGAGAAAATGCCGCAGGGGTCCGACTCCGATCCGTGGGCGCTATCGGTGATGATCGCAAGCCGGATGCTCGAGGAGCAGGCGGCGGCCCTCGCGGTCATGCGCTCTCGAATAGATCGGGCCCGAGCACTCGCGCCGTCGGGAGTCGAGTCGGAGTGGGCAGGTCCGGCCCGCCGGCTCTACGACGCGGGGCTTGATGAGCTGCACCGCACGATTTCGTCGGCGCAGGCATCCGTGGACGTGGCGCTGGCTGACACCCGCCGGGCGATCGACACACTCGCGGGTCATGTCGGATGACCTGGTGGTGGGCGGCGGTGGATCGATCGCGGTGGCGACGGTCACGCTGTTCGCCCAGGCGCAGCGGCTGGAGCGACTCGAGAGAAACCTCGAGGAGTGCGTGCGCACCCTCGGTGCGATGGATGCCGCAGCGGCGTCCCGACTGCCGGGGACCGCCGACTGTCGGCCGGCGCTCGAGCAGGCGGCGCGAGGAATAGACGACGCCCGCGCGCTCCTCGGTCTGGCTGTCGTGCGCACCGGACACCTCGCGGCCGGGCTGCAGCTGAGCGCCAACGTCTACGGTGCCGGGGAGTCGGCGTTGGCGGCGCTCGGCGAACGGCTCGCGGGAGACTTCGCTGCTGGCCTTGGGTTTCTCGCGGCGCGGTTGGGTCTCGTGCTGGCGCCGGGGCTGCTCGTGGCCAGCTCGAGGGCGGCGCTCGCCTACGCCGTGGCGAGCACCGTCATCCCGGACGCGACTCGGCGGGGCACCGACGCCGCCGAGCGATGGGGGGTGGGGCAGCGGGCGATTCTGAGCGATCCGCGGTTCGTGCAGTTCGCCCGCGTCTCGATCGTGAGTGTGGACGAGTTCGCAGCCGGAGCCGCGGGGCTTCCCCTCCCCGTCGTCCGGATGCTCGGCGACGACGGGATCGGAATTCTTGGCATTGACACCACCGTGGGCGCGGTCGCGGCCGGAGCGTCGGTCGTCGGTGCCCTCCGGGAGACCCCCATCAGGATTGCCCCGGTTGCCCGTGGCACGTCGACGCGGGCCGATGGCTTCGCCGACCGGGCCGCCCGCGTGCCGAGCGGCCGCGCGCAGGTTCGCATCGACCAGTACAGCGCACCGGGGCAGCCCGATCGCTTCGAGGTCTACCTCGGCGGCACAGCCGACTTCTCCCCGACGAGCGGAACGGAACCGTGGGACCTCACCAGCAACATCTCCGCCCTCTCCGGTGAGCCCTCCGGCGCCTACCGGGCGGTGGCCGACGTGTTGAACCACGCGGGCGTCGGGGCGCAGTCGCCGCTCGTCGTCACCGGCTACTCGCAGGGCGGACTCGTGGCTGCCCAGCTCGCGGCATCGGGGGACTACGACGTGCGGGCCCTGTTCACGCTCGGGGCCCCGAGCGGGCAGGTCGACGTGCCGCGGGATGTCCCGTGGGTCGCGGTGGAGCACACCGACGATCTCGTTCCGGCGCTCGGCGGCACGTGGGCGAGAGCGGACCCCGTGCTCGTCCGGCGGGAGGTATTTTCCGACGGTCCTCCCCCGCCCGAGCTCGCCGTACCCGCGCATGCCGCCGAGCACTATCGCGCGACGGCCAAGTTCATCGATGCAGCGAACGAGAGGCGTCTGCTGGCAGCCGGCGCCGAGTTCGACGCGGTCGGCCGCGGGGCCGAGCGGGTCGA comes from the Marisediminicola antarctica genome and includes:
- the purB gene encoding adenylosuccinate lyase, with the protein product MTLPEQPLSPLDGRYRTAVVGLGEHLSEAGLNRARVLVEVEWLIFLTDRELFGAHRLSAEQAASLRSLVDDFGQADIDELASLEATTRHDVKAVEYYVRARLEKLGLSDVAELTHFACTSEDINNLAYALTIGSAVREVWMPALDTVIAGLTDRAVAHRAVPMLAHTHGQPATPTTVGKEFAVFVHRLRRIVVRIEQTEYLGKFSGATGTFAAHVAADSSQDWPELSREFVESLGLVWNPLTTQIESHDWQAELYSAISHANRVLHNLATDIWTYISLGYFTQIPQAGATGSSTMPHKINPIRFENAEANLELSSALLDSLSATLVTSRLQRDLTDSTTQRNVGVALGHSLLALDNLRRGLGEIAVNEVRLAEDLDGNWEILGEAIQTVIRAEITAGTSSISDPYALLKDLTRGRRVGQAELVEFVRALDISDGAKDRLAALTPAGYAGLASKMVGFLDS
- a CDS encoding low molecular weight protein-tyrosine-phosphatase encodes the protein MSFDRTLHESALFRICFVCTGNICRSPMAEVVFRHLVARQGYDSAISVMSAGTGDWHVGENADDRTVTALTARGYVSGDHRARQFDPDWFDSLDLVVVFDRSQDRILKAWAGSESDRGKVQMLLGFDKAQAPRVDVPDPYYADAAMFDSVLNMIERASSALLDQIKPGIRLETP